A single Stigmatella aurantiaca DNA region contains:
- a CDS encoding DoxX family protein produces MGIMAPVGRALFSALFIFAGFDQFRRFDELTALARSLNVPMPEVTTAVTSFIFLAGGICVLLGVLARVSATLLAILTLYAAVEVHPFWKHEGEEAVQKRVHFMKDMSIAGAGLLLAHLGPGAYSLRRNRSRNQGLKLGP; encoded by the coding sequence ATGGGCATCATGGCCCCCGTGGGCCGAGCACTGTTCTCGGCCCTGTTCATCTTCGCTGGCTTCGACCAGTTCCGACGGTTCGACGAGCTGACGGCCCTGGCGCGCAGCCTGAATGTGCCCATGCCCGAAGTGACCACCGCCGTGACCAGCTTCATCTTCCTGGCGGGCGGAATCTGTGTGCTGCTGGGGGTGCTGGCACGGGTCAGCGCAACGCTGCTCGCCATCTTGACCCTCTACGCGGCCGTGGAGGTGCATCCCTTCTGGAAGCACGAAGGCGAGGAAGCCGTGCAGAAGCGGGTCCACTTCATGAAGGACATGAGCATCGCGGGCGCGGGACTGCTGCTCGCGCACCTGGGGCCGGGGGCCTACAGCCTGAGAAGAAACCGTTCCCGGAATCAGGGTCTCAAGCTGGGCCCTTGA
- the norR gene encoding nitric oxide reductase transcriptional regulator NorR, whose amino-acid sequence MTSSPVFQALIPLVDDLSRELPEQERYRRLLQALRLLLPCDAAALLRLEGEWLVPLSVNGLSEDTLGRRFRVSEHPRFQVLLANMGPTRFPADSALPDPYDGLVQGAHGDLEVHDCMGCPLLVDEHVWGLLTLDALAPGRLAPVALATLQAFASLAAATVRVTQRIERLVMRAEGEFQRAETYRLAAGQRPHTLIGQSEPFRKLLEDITLVGASALSVLISGETGVGKELVAQALHAASPRAHRPLVSLNCAALPESLVESELFGHVVGAFSGAVSDRRGKFELADGGTLLLDEVGELPLPVQAKLLRVLQSGQLQRLGSDREHRIDVRLLAATNRDLAEEVRQGRYRADLYHRLSVFPLRVPALRERGTDVLLLTGYFLEENRSRLGLRSLRLSGDAEAALCAYPWPGNVRELEHLVARTALRAYGQRRDDSRILTLSAEDFALHGAPAGPPRAEPLPGPEEAPVGDLREAVEHFERRQIRASLERHQGNWASAARELGLDRANLRRLAKRLGLV is encoded by the coding sequence ATGACTTCTTCGCCGGTGTTCCAGGCGCTCATTCCCCTGGTGGACGACCTGTCACGGGAGCTGCCCGAACAGGAGCGCTACCGGCGGCTGCTGCAGGCGCTGCGCCTGTTGCTGCCGTGTGATGCGGCCGCGCTGCTGCGCCTGGAAGGCGAGTGGCTGGTCCCCCTGTCGGTCAACGGCCTCTCGGAGGACACCCTGGGGCGGCGCTTCCGGGTGAGTGAGCATCCCCGCTTCCAGGTGCTGCTGGCCAACATGGGGCCGACGCGCTTTCCCGCCGACAGCGCCCTGCCGGACCCCTACGACGGCCTGGTGCAGGGGGCGCACGGCGATCTCGAGGTCCACGATTGCATGGGCTGCCCGTTGCTGGTGGACGAGCACGTGTGGGGCCTGCTGACCCTGGACGCGCTGGCCCCCGGGCGGCTGGCCCCCGTGGCTCTGGCCACCTTGCAGGCCTTCGCGAGCCTGGCGGCGGCCACCGTGCGGGTGACCCAGCGCATCGAGCGGCTGGTGATGCGGGCAGAGGGCGAATTCCAGCGGGCGGAGACCTACCGTCTGGCCGCAGGGCAGCGGCCCCATACGCTGATCGGCCAGAGCGAGCCCTTCCGCAAGCTTCTGGAGGACATCACGCTGGTGGGCGCCAGCGCGCTGAGCGTGCTCATCAGTGGAGAGACCGGGGTGGGCAAGGAGCTGGTGGCCCAGGCGCTCCACGCGGCCTCACCCCGCGCGCACCGGCCGCTCGTCAGCCTCAACTGCGCCGCCTTGCCCGAGAGCCTGGTGGAGAGCGAGCTCTTCGGCCACGTCGTGGGCGCCTTCTCGGGGGCGGTGAGCGACCGGCGCGGCAAGTTCGAGCTGGCTGATGGGGGCACGCTGCTCCTGGACGAGGTGGGCGAGCTGCCGCTTCCGGTGCAGGCCAAGCTGCTGCGCGTGCTCCAGAGCGGGCAGTTGCAGCGCCTGGGCTCGGACCGGGAGCACCGCATCGACGTGCGGCTGCTGGCCGCCACCAACCGGGACCTGGCCGAGGAAGTGCGGCAGGGGCGCTACCGGGCCGACCTCTATCACCGGCTCAGCGTGTTTCCGCTGCGTGTGCCCGCCTTGCGCGAGCGCGGCACCGACGTGCTGCTGCTGACGGGCTATTTCCTCGAGGAGAACCGCTCGCGCCTGGGCCTGCGCAGCCTGCGCCTGAGCGGCGATGCGGAGGCCGCGCTGTGCGCCTACCCCTGGCCTGGGAACGTGCGGGAGCTGGAGCACCTGGTGGCCCGCACCGCGCTCCGGGCCTATGGGCAGCGCCGCGATGACAGCCGCATCCTCACCCTGTCGGCGGAGGACTTCGCGCTGCACGGAGCGCCGGCGGGCCCGCCGCGCGCGGAGCCTCTGCCCGGGCCCGAGGAGGCCCCGGTGGGTGACCTCCGTGAGGCGGTGGAGCACTTCGAGCGCCGGCAGATCCGCGCGAGCCTCGAACGGCACCAGGGCAACTGGGCCTCCGCGGCCCGCGAGCTGGGCCTGGACCGTGCCAACCTGCGGCGGCTGGCCAAGCGCCTGGGGCTCGTCTGA
- a CDS encoding MogA/MoaB family molybdenum cofactor biosynthesis protein, with translation MSAFVVTCSDSRDAARDESGQALRGGLEAAGHTVCGYKVVKDEPEAIRAALAEAAEAGARAVLFNGGTGIGRRDSTVETLRGLFEKELPGFGELFRALSFQQIGSAAMMSRATAGTYQGMIVFVMPGSPQAVRLALEALILPELGHAARELTR, from the coding sequence GTGAGCGCCTTCGTCGTGACGTGCTCGGACAGCCGGGACGCGGCGCGGGACGAGAGCGGGCAGGCGCTGCGGGGAGGCCTGGAGGCGGCGGGCCACACGGTCTGCGGCTACAAGGTCGTGAAGGACGAGCCGGAGGCGATCCGGGCGGCGCTGGCCGAGGCGGCGGAGGCCGGGGCGCGCGCGGTGCTCTTCAACGGGGGCACGGGCATCGGCCGGCGGGACTCTACGGTGGAGACGCTGCGGGGGCTGTTCGAGAAGGAGCTGCCCGGCTTCGGGGAGCTGTTTCGGGCGCTCTCGTTCCAGCAGATCGGCAGCGCGGCGATGATGTCGCGGGCGACGGCGGGGACGTACCAGGGGATGATTGTCTTCGTGATGCCCGGCTCGCCCCAGGCGGTGCGCCTGGCCCTGGAGGCGCTGATTCTTCCGGAGCTGGGACACGCGGCGCGCGAGCTGACCCGCTGA
- a CDS encoding Rieske (2Fe-2S) protein, which yields MKIKLGPADFSEKEMRGYEVGNRNVCVAKINGRYKGLDDWCNHAGCLLSGGRLEDNLVICPCHEVGFDMDTGKNETSPGIADDQPVVAVEVQDGQLVIDDPWAK from the coding sequence ATGAAGATCAAGCTGGGGCCGGCGGACTTCTCCGAGAAGGAGATGCGTGGCTACGAGGTGGGGAACCGCAACGTGTGCGTCGCCAAGATCAACGGGCGCTACAAGGGGCTCGATGATTGGTGCAACCACGCGGGCTGCCTGCTGTCGGGAGGCCGCCTCGAGGACAACCTGGTCATCTGTCCCTGCCATGAAGTCGGCTTTGACATGGATACGGGCAAGAACGAGACCTCCCCGGGCATCGCGGACGATCAGCCCGTGGTGGCCGTCGAGGTACAGGACGGCCAGCTCGTCATCGACGACCCCTGGGCGAAATAA
- a CDS encoding ArsR/SmtB family transcription factor, with amino-acid sequence MVPFMPPQAQQLTRVFQALADPTRRAVLERLSTGPAAMSELARPFQMALPSFAQHLNVLEDCGLVRSRKRGRVRTFQLAPKPLEDAQDWLAQQREIWKRRLDQLDQYLDEPWENEP; translated from the coding sequence ATGGTGCCTTTCATGCCGCCCCAAGCCCAGCAACTCACCCGCGTGTTCCAGGCCCTCGCCGACCCCACGCGGCGCGCGGTGCTCGAACGGTTGAGCACGGGTCCCGCCGCCATGAGCGAGCTGGCCCGGCCCTTCCAGATGGCGTTGCCGTCGTTCGCCCAGCACCTGAACGTGCTGGAGGACTGCGGCCTGGTGCGCTCGCGCAAGCGTGGGCGGGTGCGCACCTTCCAGCTCGCCCCCAAGCCGCTGGAAGACGCACAGGATTGGCTGGCCCAGCAGCGCGAGATCTGGAAGCGCCGTTTGGATCAGCTGGATCAATACCTCGATGAACCCTGGGAGAACGAACCATGA
- a CDS encoding SRPBCC family protein: MSPLPPIQVRVVRPFQASPERVFDAWLDPQWIRRWMFGSAVRDEEVLRIANDARVGGTFSFLVRRNAQEIDHVGTYLVLDRPHRLVFTWAIGEETEELSRVSIDIAPKGAGCELTLVHEMDPKWTEYAGRTEAGWSTMLGALERALGTA; this comes from the coding sequence ATGAGCCCTCTCCCGCCCATCCAGGTCCGCGTCGTCCGTCCGTTCCAGGCCTCCCCGGAGCGCGTCTTCGACGCCTGGCTCGATCCCCAGTGGATCCGCCGGTGGATGTTCGGCTCCGCCGTCCGGGACGAGGAAGTCCTGCGCATCGCCAACGACGCGCGCGTGGGCGGCACATTCTCCTTCCTCGTGCGCCGGAACGCCCAGGAGATCGACCACGTTGGCACGTACCTCGTCCTCGACCGGCCCCACCGCCTCGTGTTCACCTGGGCCATCGGCGAGGAGACGGAGGAACTCAGCCGGGTGAGCATCGACATCGCCCCGAAGGGTGCTGGATGCGAGCTCACCCTCGTCCACGAGATGGACCCGAAGTGGACCGAGTACGCGGGCCGCACCGAGGCGGGTTGGAGCACCATGCTCGGCGCCCTGGAGCGGGCGCTCGGCACGGCCTGA
- a CDS encoding ArsR/SmtB family transcription factor, whose protein sequence is MVEHSAARLDGIFHALSDATRREMLRRLSQQEHSVGELAAPFQMSLAAASKHIQVLERAGLVRRNVQGRTHRCRLAPGPLSEVQEWLRFYERFWRESPDALDSLLQSDPSAPQQGKSR, encoded by the coding sequence ATGGTTGAGCATTCGGCCGCACGCCTCGACGGCATCTTCCATGCGCTCTCGGACGCGACGCGCCGGGAGATGCTGCGCCGCCTGTCGCAGCAGGAGCACAGCGTGGGCGAGCTGGCCGCGCCGTTCCAGATGTCGCTGGCGGCGGCGTCCAAGCACATCCAGGTGCTGGAGCGTGCGGGCTTGGTGCGCCGCAACGTGCAGGGCCGCACCCACCGGTGCCGGCTCGCCCCCGGGCCCCTCTCCGAGGTGCAAGAGTGGCTGCGGTTCTACGAGCGCTTCTGGAGAGAGAGCCCCGACGCCTTGGATTCGCTGCTCCAGAGCGACCCCTCCGCCCCCCAGCAAGGAAAGTCCCGATGA
- a CDS encoding AHH domain-containing protein — protein sequence MILRMLWRLNALLLAFLVACSGIPRVPVVEDNGQGVVIVHIPRTADLQPVSLEEEEFQKAMRQLAREVRLTGTPRQTAEGMFQIDPQSGHYLYLPRDRKLVPMGPGEPWDGTLTKTDLEMAERYRVWCQRVHNFYGDCLGGALVGGHYLDMHGRYVWALALSKSPVLDEMKKALGGMVEFRALMSAALFTFGYMLVILALNPVAPALVAVVGLGMLLYVGYDTLRNLVMGWLELMDAVKAATSFEQIRDAGERFGKSIGRESARAFAMLLMAAIGRTAHQFAARVPTLPGSAQVAMQAEGQAAIRLPALGAVEEIALTTEGVTVTMPAAAVAMATRGGGSKASCVETHHIATVCNDKDTKRGGPWTPRFRVIFAKAGMSLEDPANKMPLMGHYGPHPSRYHEIVLRELLDATLTCRSVVVCRARLTQALKNLAKEIATPGTELNQLVTRQQPR from the coding sequence ATGATTCTGCGGATGCTGTGGAGGCTCAACGCGCTGCTCCTCGCTTTCCTCGTGGCGTGCAGCGGCATCCCGAGGGTCCCTGTCGTCGAGGACAACGGCCAGGGCGTGGTCATCGTCCACATTCCCCGCACGGCGGACCTGCAACCCGTCTCCTTGGAGGAGGAAGAGTTTCAGAAGGCCATGAGGCAACTGGCGCGCGAGGTGCGGCTGACAGGCACACCGCGCCAGACGGCGGAGGGGATGTTTCAGATCGATCCCCAGAGCGGTCACTACCTCTACCTGCCGAGGGACAGGAAGCTGGTACCAATGGGTCCGGGCGAGCCCTGGGACGGCACGTTGACGAAAACGGACCTGGAGATGGCGGAGCGCTACCGGGTCTGGTGCCAGCGCGTGCACAACTTCTACGGGGACTGTCTCGGGGGCGCACTGGTGGGAGGGCACTACCTGGACATGCACGGCCGCTATGTCTGGGCACTGGCCCTGAGCAAAAGCCCAGTGCTGGACGAGATGAAGAAGGCGCTGGGCGGGATGGTGGAGTTCCGGGCGCTCATGAGCGCGGCCCTCTTCACATTTGGCTACATGCTGGTGATCCTGGCGCTCAATCCCGTGGCACCGGCGCTGGTGGCGGTGGTGGGCCTCGGAATGCTCCTGTACGTGGGCTACGACACACTCCGCAACCTCGTGATGGGTTGGCTCGAATTGATGGACGCGGTGAAGGCCGCCACCTCCTTCGAGCAGATTCGCGATGCGGGCGAGCGCTTCGGAAAGAGCATCGGGCGAGAATCAGCGCGCGCGTTCGCCATGCTGCTGATGGCAGCGATTGGACGGACGGCGCATCAATTCGCGGCGAGGGTGCCGACGCTGCCCGGTTCGGCGCAGGTAGCCATGCAGGCCGAGGGTCAGGCCGCGATCCGGTTGCCCGCGCTGGGGGCGGTGGAGGAGATCGCACTGACAACCGAGGGCGTCACCGTCACGATGCCCGCAGCCGCGGTGGCGATGGCGACACGGGGCGGTGGCAGCAAGGCATCCTGTGTCGAGACGCACCACATCGCCACCGTCTGCAACGACAAGGACACCAAGCGCGGCGGTCCCTGGACGCCGAGATTCCGGGTGATCTTCGCCAAGGCGGGAATGTCGCTGGAGGACCCCGCGAACAAGATGCCCTTGATGGGCCATTACGGACCGCATCCCAGCCGGTATCACGAGATCGTGCTCAGGGAATTGCTCGACGCCACGTTGACCTGCCGCAGTGTCGTGGTGTGCCGTGCGAGGCTGACGCAGGCCCTCAAGAATCTGGCGAAGGAAATCGCCACCCCAGGGACAGAGCTGAACCAACTCGTCACCCGGCAGCAACCGCGTTAA
- a CDS encoding imm11 family protein has protein sequence MSKRFFELADDVYVPHRWHLTTPTDSHGQEVDDRQFLYGTPVHVEARLKFPTEIAGKPLDFTQAGIGVPVVHVRVASMFAELAPDDVQLIPVDVEGQPDQYLMLVATRLIRCIDETASRIRLWTHEDGLPDMVGRYASVRDMRIDKAQVGNAKVFRCEGWMGPLIVSGEIKDALTAMGATGVRFEEV, from the coding sequence ATGTCCAAGCGTTTTTTCGAACTCGCCGACGATGTGTACGTCCCGCACCGCTGGCACTTGACGACGCCGACAGACAGTCACGGACAGGAAGTGGACGACCGGCAGTTCCTGTACGGGACACCCGTCCACGTTGAGGCCCGTTTGAAATTCCCTACTGAGATTGCTGGCAAACCGCTGGACTTCACCCAAGCGGGCATCGGCGTCCCGGTGGTTCATGTCAGGGTCGCGTCCATGTTCGCGGAGTTGGCCCCTGATGATGTGCAACTCATCCCCGTGGATGTGGAGGGCCAACCGGATCAATACCTCATGCTCGTGGCGACACGCCTCATCCGCTGCATTGACGAAACAGCGTCCCGGATCCGGCTCTGGACTCATGAAGACGGGCTCCCGGACATGGTTGGCCGCTATGCCTCCGTGCGTGACATGCGCATCGACAAGGCCCAAGTGGGAAACGCCAAGGTGTTCCGTTGCGAGGGTTGGATGGGCCCGCTGATTGTCTCTGGGGAGATCAAGGACGCCTTGACGGCCATGGGCGCCACGGGCGTGAGGTTCGAAGAGGTCTAA
- the hmpA gene encoding NO-inducible flavohemoprotein — MLSAPYRNILKSTVPLLESGGEALTTHFYRMMLGEYPQVRPLFNQAHQASGAQPRALANAVLMYARHIDELEKLGGLVTQIIQKHVALQILPEHYPIVGTCLMRAIREVLGEQVATPEVMEAWTAAYEQLATLLIASEKQLYDEKAQTRGGWRGGRMFRVVRKEKESEEITSFYLRPEDGGPLMPFAPGQYIGMRLFIDGVETRRNYSLSAAANGEHYRISVKREPQGKASAYLHERVHPGDTLELFPPAGGFTLRPSTKPLVLISGGVGITPTLAMLTAALPQGRPIHFIHCARNARVHAFREWVDRQAQAHPHLRRFYCHAEATEGAAPPDAVGLLDREQLARWLPAERDIDVYFLGPKPFMAAIKRALKELGVPENQCHYEFFGPAEALA; from the coding sequence ATGCTCAGCGCTCCGTACCGGAACATCCTCAAGTCCACCGTGCCCTTGCTGGAAAGCGGCGGGGAGGCCCTGACGACGCACTTCTACCGCATGATGCTCGGCGAGTACCCCCAGGTCCGGCCGCTGTTCAACCAGGCCCACCAGGCGAGCGGTGCGCAGCCGCGCGCGTTGGCCAATGCGGTGCTCATGTACGCGCGCCACATCGATGAGTTGGAGAAGCTCGGCGGCCTGGTGACGCAGATCATCCAGAAGCACGTGGCCCTGCAGATCCTCCCCGAGCACTACCCCATCGTGGGCACGTGCTTGATGCGCGCCATCCGCGAGGTGCTCGGCGAGCAGGTGGCGACCCCCGAGGTGATGGAAGCCTGGACCGCCGCCTACGAGCAGCTGGCCACCCTGCTCATCGCCAGCGAGAAGCAGCTCTACGACGAGAAGGCGCAGACGCGCGGCGGCTGGCGCGGCGGGCGGATGTTCCGCGTCGTCCGCAAGGAGAAGGAGAGCGAGGAGATCACCTCCTTCTACCTCCGGCCCGAGGATGGCGGCCCCCTGATGCCCTTCGCCCCGGGGCAGTACATCGGCATGCGGCTCTTCATCGACGGCGTCGAGACGCGCCGCAACTACTCGCTGTCGGCGGCGGCCAATGGGGAGCACTACCGCATCAGCGTCAAGCGCGAGCCCCAGGGCAAGGCCTCCGCGTACCTGCATGAGCGGGTGCACCCCGGCGACACCCTGGAGCTGTTCCCGCCCGCGGGCGGGTTCACCCTGCGGCCCAGCACCAAGCCCCTGGTGTTGATCAGCGGCGGCGTGGGCATCACCCCGACGCTGGCCATGCTGACGGCCGCCCTGCCTCAGGGCCGGCCCATCCACTTCATCCACTGCGCGCGCAACGCCCGCGTCCACGCCTTCCGGGAGTGGGTCGACCGCCAGGCGCAGGCCCATCCCCACCTGCGGCGCTTCTACTGCCACGCCGAGGCCACCGAGGGCGCGGCCCCGCCGGACGCGGTGGGCCTGCTGGATCGCGAGCAGCTGGCGCGGTGGCTGCCCGCGGAGCGGGACATCGACGTCTACTTCCTCGGGCCCAAGCCGTTCATGGCGGCCATCAAGCGCGCGTTGAAGGAGCTGGGCGTCCCCGAGAACCAGTGCCACTACGAGTTCTTCGGGCCCGCGGAGGCGCTGGCGTAA
- a CDS encoding TIGR02757 family protein translates to MGVSRVGKRSRGEGLSEQAAGRLRPLLESFLASTDTRARMGFDPVEFPHRYAHPRDIEVSALLAASLAYGRADLFRPKVDGLLRRMGASPAAFVQALTVDGARELLDGFVYRFNVGTDVAVLLLGIGQVLREHGSLEALFVQGREAHGTVHGALSHFTAALREVPMAPLRRALGPERGLHHLLPAPLGAGAAKRLNLYLRWMVRGPDTVDFGIWKRVPPSALVIPLDTHIGRISQHLGLTRRTDLSWRTAEEVTASLRLLDAADPVRYDFALCHYGMSGLCPAQPVVENCAKCVLLPTCGVGPRLLRRPAPSTRP, encoded by the coding sequence ATGGGCGTTTCACGCGTGGGCAAGCGTTCCCGGGGGGAGGGACTGTCGGAGCAGGCGGCCGGGCGCTTGCGTCCGCTCCTGGAGTCCTTCCTGGCGTCCACGGACACGCGGGCCCGGATGGGGTTCGACCCCGTGGAGTTCCCGCACCGCTATGCCCACCCGCGCGACATCGAGGTGAGCGCGCTGCTGGCGGCCTCGCTGGCCTATGGGCGCGCGGACCTGTTCCGCCCCAAGGTGGACGGGCTGCTGCGCCGCATGGGCGCCTCGCCCGCGGCGTTCGTCCAGGCGCTGACGGTGGACGGGGCGCGCGAGCTGCTCGACGGCTTCGTGTACCGCTTCAACGTGGGCACGGACGTGGCGGTGCTGCTGCTGGGCATCGGCCAGGTGCTCCGGGAGCACGGAAGCCTGGAGGCGCTCTTCGTCCAGGGCCGGGAGGCCCACGGCACGGTGCATGGGGCGCTGAGCCACTTCACGGCCGCGCTCCGGGAGGTGCCCATGGCGCCGCTGCGGCGGGCGCTGGGCCCGGAGCGGGGCCTGCACCACCTGCTGCCCGCCCCCCTGGGCGCTGGGGCCGCGAAGCGGCTCAACCTCTACCTGCGGTGGATGGTGCGCGGGCCGGACACGGTGGACTTCGGCATCTGGAAGAGGGTGCCCCCGTCCGCGCTGGTCATCCCGCTGGACACCCACATCGGGCGCATCTCCCAGCACTTGGGGCTCACCCGGCGCACGGACCTGAGCTGGCGCACGGCGGAGGAGGTGACCGCGTCACTGCGGCTGCTGGATGCGGCGGACCCCGTCCGGTACGACTTCGCGCTGTGCCACTACGGGATGAGCGGCCTGTGCCCGGCCCAGCCCGTGGTGGAGAACTGCGCGAAGTGCGTGCTGCTGCCCACGTGCGGGGTGGGGCCCCGGCTGTTGCGGCGCCCGGCCCCGTCCACACGCCCCTGA
- the polX gene encoding DNA polymerase/3'-5' exonuclease PolX produces MTPPDKDSVIQVLRNLSLLLQLKGENTFKVRAYDTAADRLAGTSHDLKALVQDGRLQELPGIGQGLAEKITELVTTGKLGFYEELKAEYPPGLLEMLKLPDVGPKKVIALWNELKVGSVADLEQACREGRVRELKGFGAKSEAKILEGIALHQRAQGKRKLLGDVLPTVDTLLERLKAVPGVVRVSPAGSVRRRAETVGDVDLLASAPEAGPVLDALANAPGVAVVLGKGESKCSVRMVQEDLQVDLRVLPDEDFATALHHFTGSKSHHVRLRGLGQDRGLKISEWGVHQADGTKLPVPDEAALYRLLGMQYVPPELREDTGEIEAALAGTLPEDLISLEDVLGVVHCHSTWSDGKHSLEEMARAAKAMGLQYLTVTEHSQTSIYAGGLKEDDLKRQWEEIDRVNEAVPGFRLLKGIEVDILETGALDYSDSLLEQLEVVIGSIHIRHSMNEDQMTKRLLNAMDRPGLNILGHPTGRLIHERDPYPVRMEEVLDKAAERGVVVEVNGKPARLDLKTEHVRQAIQRGVKLVVSADAHKKEDLRHLAFSVATARRGWARKGDILNTLPADQFISKLKALRLQ; encoded by the coding sequence GTGACTCCGCCCGACAAAGATTCCGTCATCCAGGTGCTCCGCAACCTCTCCCTGCTCCTTCAGCTCAAGGGGGAGAACACCTTCAAGGTCCGCGCGTACGACACCGCCGCCGACCGCCTGGCGGGCACCTCCCACGACCTGAAGGCCCTGGTCCAGGACGGCCGCCTGCAAGAGCTGCCGGGCATCGGCCAGGGGCTCGCCGAGAAGATTACCGAGCTGGTCACCACCGGAAAGCTGGGCTTCTACGAAGAGCTGAAGGCCGAGTACCCCCCAGGGCTCCTGGAGATGCTGAAGCTCCCCGACGTGGGGCCCAAGAAGGTTATCGCCCTGTGGAACGAGCTGAAGGTGGGCAGCGTGGCCGACCTGGAGCAGGCCTGCCGCGAGGGCCGTGTGCGGGAGCTCAAGGGCTTTGGCGCCAAGAGCGAGGCCAAGATTCTGGAGGGCATCGCCCTGCACCAGCGCGCCCAGGGCAAGCGCAAGCTCCTGGGGGACGTGCTCCCCACGGTGGACACGCTGCTGGAGCGGCTGAAGGCCGTGCCCGGGGTGGTGCGCGTCAGCCCCGCGGGCAGCGTGCGCCGCCGCGCGGAGACGGTGGGCGATGTGGACCTGCTGGCCTCGGCGCCCGAGGCCGGGCCGGTGCTCGATGCCCTGGCCAACGCTCCCGGCGTGGCCGTGGTGTTGGGCAAGGGGGAGAGCAAGTGCTCCGTGCGCATGGTGCAGGAGGACCTCCAGGTGGACCTGCGCGTCCTGCCGGACGAGGACTTCGCCACGGCCCTGCACCACTTCACCGGCTCCAAGTCCCACCATGTGCGCCTCCGGGGGCTGGGACAGGACCGGGGGCTGAAAATCAGCGAGTGGGGCGTGCACCAAGCGGATGGGACCAAGCTGCCCGTGCCGGACGAGGCGGCGCTCTACCGGCTGCTGGGCATGCAGTATGTCCCGCCGGAGCTGCGCGAGGACACCGGCGAGATCGAGGCGGCCCTGGCTGGAACGCTGCCCGAGGATCTCATCTCGCTGGAGGACGTGCTCGGCGTGGTGCACTGCCACAGCACGTGGTCCGACGGGAAGCACTCCCTGGAGGAGATGGCGCGCGCGGCCAAGGCGATGGGGCTCCAGTACCTCACCGTCACCGAGCACAGCCAGACGTCCATCTATGCCGGCGGGCTCAAGGAGGATGACCTCAAGCGCCAGTGGGAGGAGATCGACCGCGTGAACGAGGCCGTGCCCGGCTTCCGGCTCCTCAAGGGCATCGAGGTGGACATTCTGGAGACGGGTGCGCTCGACTACAGCGACAGCCTGCTGGAGCAGTTGGAGGTGGTGATCGGCTCCATCCACATCCGCCACAGCATGAACGAGGACCAGATGACGAAACGGCTCCTCAATGCCATGGACCGCCCGGGGCTCAACATCCTCGGACACCCCACCGGCCGCCTCATCCACGAGCGCGACCCGTACCCGGTGCGCATGGAGGAGGTGCTCGACAAGGCCGCCGAGCGCGGGGTGGTGGTGGAGGTGAATGGCAAGCCGGCCCGGTTGGACCTCAAGACCGAGCACGTGCGGCAGGCCATCCAGCGCGGGGTGAAGCTCGTGGTGAGCGCCGACGCGCACAAGAAGGAGGACCTGCGTCACCTCGCCTTCTCGGTGGCCACGGCCCGCCGGGGCTGGGCGCGCAAGGGGGATATCCTCAACACCCTGCCCGCCGACCAGTTCATCTCCAAGCTCAAGGCCCTCCGGCTGCAGTGA
- a CDS encoding SRPBCC family protein: protein MTAPLPYQPDPKLDLVLERVTEASPERVWLAWTQPKHLKKWFAPRPWTTEECEVDLRPGGIFRTVLRSPDGKDESRTTGCYLEVVQHQKLVWTIALEPGFRPAKSSGIPLFTATILLEPRGKGTKYTAIAMHQDAEGAQRHAEMGFHEGWGTVFNQMAEVAQTL, encoded by the coding sequence ATGACCGCCCCCCTTCCCTATCAACCGGACCCGAAGCTCGACCTGGTGTTGGAGCGTGTAACGGAGGCTTCGCCCGAGCGGGTGTGGCTCGCGTGGACCCAGCCCAAGCACCTGAAGAAGTGGTTCGCTCCCCGGCCGTGGACGACCGAGGAGTGTGAGGTGGACCTTCGCCCCGGAGGGATCTTTCGCACCGTGCTGCGCTCTCCGGATGGGAAGGACGAATCCCGCACCACCGGGTGCTACCTGGAGGTGGTGCAGCACCAGAAGCTCGTCTGGACCATCGCCCTGGAGCCCGGCTTCCGTCCGGCGAAGTCCTCCGGGATCCCCCTTTTCACCGCCACCATCCTGCTGGAGCCCCGGGGCAAGGGAACGAAGTACACCGCCATCGCGATGCACCAGGACGCGGAGGGCGCCCAGCGCCACGCCGAGATGGGGTTCCACGAAGGCTGGGGCACGGTGTTCAACCAGATGGCCGAGGTGGCCCAGACGCTGTAG